Proteins encoded together in one Deinococcus irradiatisoli window:
- a CDS encoding CopZ family metallochaperone — MTQYPNAPKTSGPELDLTELSVSGMTCQHCQKAVTQALEGVPGVREVSVDLSSGLARVRGEAEPQALLNAVQEEGYQVALRQ; from the coding sequence ATGACCCAGTATCCCAACGCTCCGAAGACCAGCGGTCCCGAACTCGACCTCACCGAACTCTCGGTCAGCGGCATGACCTGCCAGCATTGCCAGAAAGCCGTGACCCAGGCGCTCGAAGGGGTGCCGGGCGTGCGCGAGGTGTCGGTGGACCTCAGCAGCGGTCTGGCCCGCGTGCGCGGCGAGGCCGAGCCGCAGGCGCTGTTGAACGCCGTGCAGGAAGAGGGCTATCAG